Proteins from a single region of Theobroma cacao cultivar B97-61/B2 chromosome 10, Criollo_cocoa_genome_V2, whole genome shotgun sequence:
- the LOC18585987 gene encoding uncharacterized protein LOC18585987 encodes MKYICFLVFVAILGIAVLNIAEGAGECGRSSPDREAWKLAPCAMAAQDSNAQVSDSCCQQVKKMGQNPRCLCAVMLSNTAKSSGVKPEIAVTIPKRCNIPDRPVGYKCGDYTLP; translated from the coding sequence atgaagtacATCTGCTTTCTGGTGTTTGTTGCTATTCTGGGCATTGCTGTGCTCAATATAGCAGAAGGTGCTGGTGAGTGTGGGAGATCATCCCCTGACAGGGAAGCCTGGAAGTTGGCTCCTTGTGCAATGGCAGCACAGGATTCGAATGCTCAAGTGTCTGACAGTTGCTGCCAGCAGGTGAAGAAAATGGGCCAGAATCCAAGATGCCTCTGTGCTGTTATGCTTTCTAACACAGCTAAGAGTTCTGGAGTCAAGCCAGAAATTGCTGTCACCATTCCTAAACGCTGCAACATTCCTGATCGTCC